A single window of Methylomarinum sp. Ch1-1 DNA harbors:
- a CDS encoding B12-binding domain-containing radical SAM protein, producing the protein MTEPIAVKAVLIYPRFDTSDTFWSYARSLGLYASGNRFGLPKRLLPPLGLLGLYRHLKPYYREIELIDRNVDPRPLAEQIGDADHVYMGGMSAQQHSLYRDAEQVRQSGKTLIVGGTAVTPDSPLLDVADHLIENEAEMVIDDLLQGLSDGSARHYYRGAVTPADRFFQPDFSAIDLQDYAHMALQISRGCPESCEFCDIPSRFGKNYRVTPWRQTAAAFRQLTELGWSGPVFIVDDNFIGNPRKALEALRHLYHIGEDLGIHHPKYTEMTLRFADDSTVMQELRHWFRRCNFSQSFYGVETPNKAALRETDKQQNLRGDKGLVEKLAYISEQTGSGVMMGMIYGFDHDSDDTVEPFIDFVNATHAPIVMAGLLNALPRTALMERLKKEGRFIQHSSGNNSDGVINFIPLNFSIEQAERNYLKILQAIYHPDAYFKRVMRHLQRVDPLLKGDFRDRREQLSAVIKILSRQNALNYWRYLFQALKIAGRRFPAGSAAYTALTAEYFALCAQYTHFIGQTRALQRQIEHRRYQGWQRCSWRQVLAAEIEAVELLQAHPDTPLLDTIRLDLALDHCLTGTRLQLMEYYCEPLIWQAFADGADAMPSDRQFVALQIEAFAAVYRQRTAIAGGIAWEEIERHLQATLAQNHDFVLQMRRRFRKFLALKALSDEC; encoded by the coding sequence TTGACCGAACCTATCGCCGTCAAAGCCGTTTTAATTTATCCGCGGTTTGATACCTCGGATACCTTTTGGAGTTACGCCCGAAGTCTGGGTTTATATGCGTCCGGAAATCGCTTCGGTTTGCCGAAAAGACTGTTGCCGCCGCTAGGGCTGTTGGGCCTGTATCGACATCTGAAACCTTATTATCGGGAAATTGAGCTGATCGACCGAAATGTCGATCCCAGACCATTGGCGGAGCAGATCGGCGATGCCGATCATGTCTATATGGGCGGCATGTCTGCGCAGCAACACAGTCTTTATCGCGATGCCGAACAGGTTAGGCAAAGCGGCAAGACCTTGATTGTCGGCGGAACGGCAGTCACCCCGGATTCGCCGCTGCTCGACGTCGCCGATCATCTGATCGAGAATGAAGCGGAAATGGTCATAGACGATTTATTGCAGGGACTAAGCGATGGCAGCGCACGGCATTACTACCGGGGGGCTGTCACGCCGGCCGACCGATTCTTTCAACCGGACTTTTCCGCCATCGATTTGCAAGATTATGCCCACATGGCTTTGCAGATCAGTCGCGGTTGTCCCGAGTCTTGCGAATTCTGCGATATTCCGTCCCGATTCGGGAAAAATTATCGAGTCACGCCATGGCGGCAGACCGCGGCGGCGTTTCGTCAATTGACCGAGCTGGGCTGGTCCGGGCCGGTGTTTATCGTCGACGATAATTTCATCGGCAATCCGCGCAAGGCGCTGGAAGCCCTGCGCCATCTTTATCATATCGGCGAGGATTTGGGCATACATCACCCCAAATATACCGAAATGACGCTGAGATTCGCCGATGATTCGACGGTGATGCAGGAACTGCGGCATTGGTTCAGGCGCTGCAATTTCAGTCAGAGCTTCTACGGTGTGGAAACGCCGAACAAGGCTGCGCTCAGGGAAACGGACAAGCAGCAGAATCTGCGCGGCGACAAGGGCCTGGTGGAAAAACTGGCCTATATCAGCGAACAGACCGGTTCCGGCGTCATGATGGGAATGATCTATGGTTTCGATCATGACAGCGACGATACCGTCGAGCCGTTCATCGATTTTGTCAACGCCACCCATGCGCCGATTGTCATGGCGGGTTTGTTGAATGCGTTGCCGCGCACCGCTCTGATGGAACGCCTGAAAAAAGAAGGGCGTTTCATCCAGCACAGCAGCGGCAACAACTCCGATGGTGTGATCAATTTCATTCCGCTGAATTTCTCCATCGAACAGGCGGAACGCAATTATCTTAAGATCCTGCAAGCCATTTATCACCCGGACGCCTATTTCAAGCGGGTGATGCGGCACTTGCAGCGCGTCGATCCGCTGCTAAAGGGGGACTTTCGCGATCGCCGTGAACAGCTGTCGGCCGTCATCAAGATTCTGAGCCGTCAAAACGCCTTGAATTACTGGCGCTACCTGTTCCAGGCGCTGAAAATCGCCGGCCGCCGGTTTCCGGCGGGCAGTGCGGCCTACACAGCGTTGACGGCCGAATATTTCGCCTTATGCGCGCAATACACTCATTTCATCGGCCAGACCCGGGCCTTGCAGCGGCAAATCGAGCACAGGCGATACCAAGGCTGGCAGCGCTGTTCCTGGCGACAAGTATTGGCGGCCGAGATTGAAGCGGTCGAATTATTACAGGCCCACCCGGATACGCCGCTGCTCGATACGATCCGCCTCGATTTAGCGCTCGATCATTGCTTGACCGGGACGCGGCTCCAGCTGATGGAGTATTACTGCGAGCCGTTGATATGGCAGGCGTTTGCCGATGGCGCCGACGCGATGCCGTCAGACCGGCAGTTTGTGGCGCTGCAAATCGAGGCCTTTGCCGCGGTATACCGGCAAAGAACGGCCATCGCCGGCGGCATCGCTTGGGAAGAGATAGAACGCCATCTTCAGGCCACGCTGGCGCAAAATCACGACTTCGTTCTGCAAATGCGGCGGCGGTTCCGTAAATTCTTGGCGTTGAAGGCGCTTAGCGATGAGTGCTAA